In Acidobacteriota bacterium, the genomic window CTGTACGCGCTCTACGTCCAGTTCCACGGAGACTTCGGACCGGGCGGTGGCTTCCAGGCCGGTGTCATCTTCGGGGCGGGGATCATCCTCTACAGTCTTGTCTTTGGTTTGGCGGCGGCCCGTCGGGTCGCCCGCCCGGGGACACTCGAGCGACTCCTGGCGCTGGGGCTGCTTCTGTACGCCGGTGTCGGCGTCGTCACGATGCTGCTGGGTGGCAACTTTCTCAGCTACAGCGCGCTCAGCCCGCAACACCCGAGCCACGGTCAGCACTGGGGCATCCTGCTGATCGAGTTGGGGATAGGTATCAGCGTCGCTTCGGCGATGGTGTTGATCTTCTTCGGCTTCGCGGGGCGGAGGAAGCGATCGTGAGTACGATCCTCGGCCTCTACAACTACTGGATCGTCATCTTCCTGATGATGACCGGGTTCTACATCGTGGTCTCGCGGGAGAACCTGATCAAGAAGGTGATCGGACTCAACATCTTCCAGACGTCGGTCTTCCTGCTCTACATCTCGATCGGCAAGCTCAGCGGCGGAACGACGCCGATCCTGGCCGACGGCTTCGATCGGTACACCCATCCCCTACCGTCGGTGTTGATCCTGACGGCGATCGTCGTCGGTGTCGCGACGACGTCGGTGGCCCTGGCGTTGATCGTTCGAATTCGCGAGGCCTACGGGACCATCGAAGAGAACGAGATCGAGGCCCAGGAGTCGGAGCTCTGATGGAGACCCAACTCCCGGCCCTGCTGATCGTCGTACCGCTGTTGGCGGCGCCGCTTTGCGTGATCATCCGCCACCGTCGGCTGGTCCAACCGTTCGCACTGCTGGTTGCATGGGCGACGTTCGTCCTCTCGATTGCCATGGCGTTGCGTGTCCACAGCGACGGCACCTGGGTCTATGCCCTGGGTGACTGGGCGGCACCGTGGGGCATCGAATACCGAATCGACACGCTCAGCTGTATCCTGGCGATCATCGTCTCCGGCATCGGCGCCTGGGTCCTGACCTATGCTCCCCGGAGTGTGGCCCACGAGATCGAGGAAGGGCGCCACTACCTCTTCTACACCGCGTACCTGCTCTGCATCACTGGACTCCTGGGCATCACGATCACGGGCGACCTGTTCAACGTGTTCGTGTTCCTCGAGGTCTCCTCTCTTTCGGGCTACGTGCTGATCGCGCTGGGTCGCGATCGGCGCTCGTTGATGGCAGCCCTGCAGTACCTGGTCCTGGGGACAATCGGCGCGACCTTCATCCTGATCGGCATCGGCTTGATGTACATGATGACCGGCACGCTGAACATGGCCGACATGGCGGTTCAACTGGCGGAGGTCGGCAACAACCGCACGATCCTCGTCGCGTTCGCGTTCTTCACCGTGGGTGTTTTCATCAAGATGGCGGTCTTCCCGCTCCACGCCTGGTTGCCGAACGCATACACCTATGCCCCGTCGGTGGTGACGGCGTTCCTGGCGGCGACGGCCACGAAGGCCGCGGTCTACGTACTCCTCAGATTCGTCTTCTCCGTCTACGGAATCGAGTTCGCCACATTCCACCGACTCCCGACGATCCTCCTCGTGTTGGCACTCGTCGGCATCTTCATGGCGTCAACGGTGGCGATCTTCCAACAGAACGTCAAACGAATCCTGGCGTACTCGAGTGTGGCCCAGATCGGCTACATGGTGCTGGGCATCAGTTTCTTTTCCGTCACGGGTCTGACCGCCGGCATCGTGCATCTGTTCAATCACGCGTTGATCAAGGGCGGCCTGTTCCTTGCGATGGGCTGCGTCATCCTCCGCGTCGGCTCGGTTCGACTGAAGGACATGGCGGGTATTGGCCGGCAGATGCCGTGGACGATGCTCGCGTGGGTGTTGGGTGGGCTGAGCCTGATCGGGGTCCCGGCGACCGTCGGCTTCGTCAGCAAGTGGTACCTGATCTCCGCCGCGATGGAGAGCGGTCGCTGGTGGCTGGCGGCCCTCGTACTCCTCAGCTCGCTCCTGTCGGTGGTCTACGTCTGGCGTGTGGTCGAGGTCGCGTACTTCCAGCCCTCGCCCGAAGGACGAGAGCCGCTGACCGAGGCCCCGCTGTCGATGTTGGTGCCGACCTGGCTTCTGGTAGGTGCCTCATGGTTCTTCGGCTGGTTCGATCTGGCCGGTAGCCTGGCCAGAACCGCGGCGCTCACGTTGATCGGAGGCGGGTCGTGACCGATGGCACGCTGATCCTGGCGGTCTTGCTGATCCCGCTTGTCGGCGCGGGGTTGATGGCGTTCGTCGGGCGACGACCCAACGTTCGCGACGGCCTGATGCTGGTGGTCGCGTCGATCGAGTTCTTGACCGTCATCGAGTTGGCCCGTCGGTTTGCGACGACGGGACTCGACCCCGTTACCTGGGCGCGTGTCGCGCCGGGCCTCACCATCGGCTTCTCTGCGGAACCCCTGGGTCTGTTGTTCGCGCTCATCGCGTCGGGACTGTGGATCGTGACCGGCGCCTACGGCATCGGCTACATGCGTGGTCATCAAGAGAAGGACCAGACCCGCTTCTTCGCCTGTTTCGCGCTTGCCATCAGCTTCGCCGTCGGCATCGCGCTCTCCGCCAACCTCTTCACCCTGTTTATCTTCTACGAGGCGTTGACACTGTCGACCTATCCCCTAGTTACGCATCATCGCGATGCGAAGGCTCGCGCCGGTGGCCGCGTCTACCTTGGCGTCTTGATGTCGACGTCCATCGGACTGTTCCTGCTGGGGATCGTCTGGACCTACTCGATCACCGGCACCCTGGAGTTCAGCCCCGGCGGCATTCTTGCGGGAAACTGCGACGGGCGGACCGCGGGAATCCTTCTGGCGCTTTTTGCGTTTGGCACCGGCAAGGCTGCGTTGATGCCGTTCCACCGCTGGCTACCCGCGGCGATGGTGGCCCCGACGCCGGTCAGCGCGTTGCTCCATGCGGTGGCGGTGGTCAAGGCCGGCGTCTTTACGGTGTTGAAGATCGCCGTCTACATCTTCGGAATCGACTTCCTCCGCGAGACCGGTTCTTCGCAGTGGCTGACCTACGTCGCCGGCTTCACGATCATCGCGGCCTCGATCGTCGCGCTCTCGAAGAACAACCTGAAGGCCCGTCTTGCCTACTCGACGATCTCACAACTGGCGTACATCGTGTTGGCCGCCGCCCTCGCGACTCCCGCCGCGATTCTCGGTGGCGGCATGCACATCGCGATGCATGCGTTCGGCAAGATCACGCTGTTCTTCTGCGCAGGCGCGATCTACGTAACCGCTCACAAGACCGAGATCAGCGACATGCGTGGACTCGGCAGGCAGATGCCGATCACGATGACGGCGTTTCTCATCGGTGCACTCAGTATCATCGGACTGCCGCCGCTAGGTGGGTCGTGGAGTAAGTGGTTCCTGATGCTCGGGGCGGCCGACGCGGACCAGTGGCTGTTCGTCGGCGTGTTCATGGTCAGCTCGCTGCTGAACATCGCCTACCTGATGCCGATCGCGATCCGCGGTTTCTTCCCCGGGGACGGGTCCAGCCGACCCGCCGTCAAGGAGGGCCCGTGGTTCTGCGTCGTCCCGCTATCGCTTACGGCGTTGGGGTCGCTTGTGCTGTTTTTCTATGCGGACGAGCTGTATCGCTGGCTGCTACCGCTGGTGAGTTCGTAGCGGTGGGGTGCAACGCCACCACCGACTCGGGATAGACCTCGACCTTGTTGACCTGACGCACCAGCCGCTGCACCGAAGGCTCGATGACGTTCCAGACCGGTTTCGGGTAGAGACCGATCCAGAAGGACAACAGCACCAGCGGCACGAGGGTCAGCCACTCACGCGGGCTCAAATCTTTCAACACCTTGTTGGCGTCGTTGTCGAGCTTGCCGAACACGCTCCGCTGATAGAGCCACAGCATGTAGACCGCGCCAAGAACGATCCCGGTAGCGCCAAGCACGGCCCAGTACTTGTCGGCCAGCTGGAAGACGCCCAGCAGGATGCCCAGCTCGCCCACGAATCCGTTGCCGGGCACGGCGGGCATGCCGATGGACGACAGCATCATCACGAGGAAGAAGATCGAGAAGACCGGCATCACCTTCCACAGGCCGCCGTACTCCGAGATCTCGCGTGTGTGACGACGCTCGTAGACGATTCCGACCAACAGGAACAGCGCCCCGGTCGAGAGACCGTGGTTGATCATCTGTAGTACGCCACCGGACATGCCCTGGTAGTTCAGGGCGAAGATGCCGAGCATCGTCAGGCCGAGATGGCTGACCGAGGAGTAGGCGACAAGCTTCTTCCAGTCCTTCTGCACCAGGGCGACCATCGCGCCGTAGATGATCCCGACCACACAAAGGGAGAGCATGTACGGCATGTACTTGACGGTGGCGTCGGGCATGATCGGCAGGCTGAACCGCAGGAACCCGTAGCTGCCCATCTTCAGCAGCACACCGGCCAGGATCACCGACCCGGCCGTTGGCGCCTCGACGTGAGCGTCGGGGAGCCAGGTGTGGAACGGGAACATCGGGACCTTGATGGCGAAGCCTAACGCGAACGCCAGCCAGACCCAGCTCTGCAACGCCATCCAGTCGCCCCAACTACCCATCGCCTGCAGGATTCGAACGTCAAACGTAAGAAGACCCGTCGTCTCGTTGTGGAAGTAGACGAGGGCGATGATGCCCAGGAGCATCAACACCGATCCGAGCAACGTATAGATGAAGAACTTGATGGCGGCGTAGACCCGTCGTGCGCCACCCCAGACACCGATGATGAAATACATCGGCACCAGCATCACTTCCCAGAAGATGTAGAACAGGAACACATCGAGGCTGACGAACACACCGAGCATGCCGGTCTGCAACAACAACAGGAACGCGTAATACGGGCGAACCCGATCCTGGACGGCCGTCCACGACGAGAGGATCGCGCAGAAGCCAAGGACCGTGGTCAACAAGACCATCAACATCGAGATGCCGTCGACGCCAACGATGTACTGAACGCCAAGACCCTTGATCCAACTGGACTGCTGGACGAATCGGAAGCCGAACTCGTCCACCGGCGCCGAGGCCCAACCGAACCACAGCGGCAAACTGATCAGCAGGTCCAGTCCCGCGATCGCCGTCGCGAACCACGCGATCTCTTTCTTCTGATGATCGCGGAACAGGATCATCAATAACGCCGCACCCACCAACGGTAGGTACGTGATGACATTCAGGAGTTGGTCGCCGAACGGATTCATGGACGGGATACCCTCGGGTGGTCTGCGTGACGCAGGCGCATTCTAGACCAGGGCCAAGGGTGTGGGTCAATGGGTGGCCCACGGGAGGGATCTCGCCGGTCAGGGAGTCCTGACATCCACGAGGACCCGGCCCTCCACCCGGCGGAGTCGATAGGAGGCGTCGTCGGCCGTCAGCTGGACCACGCCATCGACCGCCGTCCCCTCGCCGGTCGAAAACCGCTGATCCAGCGTCTCCTGCAAGCCTGCGATAAACGCTTCCGCCGAGGCGGAATCGGCCCAACGGGACTCCCAGTGCGTGTGGGAGCCCTTCCCTGTTTCGGAGACGAATCGACTGAGGCGATCGCCACGCCAGTAGACGATCAGCCGTTCGACGGACCTCTCGGTCATCCCACCCTGGGCCAGCACGGCGCCGATCGCCACGGGACCGAGCGTGTCGCTATCTACCGGACGAAAACCCTCCGCCGGTGCCGCGGGCGCGGGCGGGATATCGATCGCCGGTGCCGGCTCTTCCTTTTCGGCCGACTCCGGTGTGATCCACGAGAGCGTCGATCGTCGGCTACGAAGCACATCGACCGCACCCCACCCGCCTTGCTGGAGTTGGCCCGTCGCCACCGTCAGCCCTTGCAGGTAGACGAACTCGGCCAGGCGTCGATCGATCGCCGGGGCGTCGTCGATCTCCGGTGGCAGAAGGTCCGCGATCCGCAGGACGTCGGGGGTGATCCCCTCCTTCAGCATCTCGCCGGCGATTCCAAGATTCCGAAACCGCATGTAGACCGCCACGAGATTGGCCTCGGCCTCGCGCATCGCCGCCACGGAGAGCAGTTCATCGGTGGTGCGGGCCAGACGGGGGGTGTCCCCGCGCTGGTTCTGCAGCGCGTGGACCAGCACATGAGCGATCAGCGGTTCGTCGGGACGGACGCCGGTCATCTGGAGTACCGTCGTCGCCTCTTCGTCGACATTGGGCGCGAAGTCCCTGGGAGTCAGGACACTAGGATCGACGTAGAGTTGTCGCGACTCTTCGTCGAAGGCGACGCGAGGGACATCCCGTGCCAGCAGACGCCACAGACGCTGCGGCGTTCGCTCGTCGCCCAACCCGATCGCCCGCCAGGCCCGACCGCGAGCGGCCAGAGTCCGATCGTCGATGACCTCCGCCACCGCCACGTCGGCCAGCACGTCCCGCAGGGTCGCCGGCGCGCGGACAGGAACGGGGACCGAGTCGAAGGCCTGCCCGCGAATCGCCTCGACGCTATCGACGATGCCCGGCTGATCTCCGTCACCCATGACGGCATGGATCAACCGCAGATCCGCCGTGCCCCCGGCCCCGACGGCCAGCAGCACGATGACGGCACCCAGAAGGCGGACGGTCACGGGAGTTCCGGTTCCGAAAGGACGACGATCGACTGCCCCACCGCCAGCCCCAGCACCTCGGCTCGCCCACCGGCGATCTCCAGGACGTAGGCCGACTGTCGCATCGGCTGATGGACCGGACAGTCCTTCATCTCGGGATCGACATCCGACGGCGGGCAGGGTTGCAGGCGCGGCGCGATCTCAACGATGCGGAGGTTCTTGTCGAGCCAGATGATGTCCAGCGGGACAAGACAGTTGCGCATCCAGATGCCGTGGGTCGCGATCGAGCCGAAGAGAAACAGCATCCCCTCGTCGTCGGCCACGTGCGCACGATCCATGTAGCCGAGCATCCGCTGTTCGGCGCTCACCGCCATCTCGAGTTTCAGTTCGACACCGCCGGGAAGCACCGCGCGGGCCCAGTCGTATTCGGTGGGTGCCGACGCCGAGACACACGCGGCGGTCAGCAGGAGGATCCCTGCGATTCGACCGACGGCGCTCAAAACGTCTCGCTGGGTTTACGGACGAAGCGACCGTTCTCGACACTGAGATCGGCGGCATCGCCGTCACCGCCGACGCGGCCGTCGGCGCCATGACAGATCAGAATGTAACCCCGCTGCGTCTTGCGATACTGCAGCGGTCGCCCCCACGGGTCGATCGGAGACTCGGAGAGCCACTTCGGTCGCAACGCGTCGAGGTTCCGCGGCCAGGAACGGTTTCGCGACCGGAACTGATCCAGGGCGCGGGCCGTCGTCACCATCAATTCCCGGGCGGTCTCCCACGGGTAGCTTTCGACCGCCTCGCCGAGACCACGAAACAGGACCAGCTGCGATCGTGCCCTGCGGGCGACCTGGGTGTCGGGGTAGGTCCGATCCAGGGTCTCGAATAGCTCGATCGCCTCCTCCAGGGCCTCGGCCTCGACCTTCGCCATTGCCGCGTCGTAGTCCTTCTGGGCCCTGGCCTCGTCATCGGCACAGCCGGGCAGCCACAGGATGGCGACCAGGAGCAAAACCTGAAAGATGTTCGTGAAGGGCTTCATCGATCTACAAGAGTTTATAGGCTTTGAGTGGATTCTGAGCAAACGGGACCGCCCTCCCGCTGGTTGGCAGCCCCCCGAGGGGCCATGGTATATTCCCCGGGTTTCGCGGGTAGGTTTCGAAGGAACTCTCATGGTTTTTCAGATCATCTTGACCGTGTTTCACGTCGTCGTGGGACTGATTCTCATCGGCGTCGTGTTGCTGCAGACCGGAAAGCGGGCGGATCTCGCCGGCGCATTCGGCGGTGGTGGCAGCCAGACGGCCTT contains:
- a CDS encoding type II secretion system protein GspG translates to MKPFTNIFQVLLLVAILWLPGCADDEARAQKDYDAAMAKVEAEALEEAIELFETLDRTYPDTQVARRARSQLVLFRGLGEAVESYPWETARELMVTTARALDQFRSRNRSWPRNLDALRPKWLSESPIDPWGRPLQYRKTQRGYILICHGADGRVGGDGDAADLSVENGRFVRKPSETF
- a CDS encoding cation:proton antiporter subunit C, which produces MSTILGLYNYWIVIFLMMTGFYIVVSRENLIKKVIGLNIFQTSVFLLYISIGKLSGGTTPILADGFDRYTHPLPSVLILTAIVVGVATTSVALALIVRIREAYGTIEENEIEAQESEL
- a CDS encoding Na(+)/H(+) antiporter subunit B, with translation MTGDSIPRVVTRLLMPYILLYALYVQFHGDFGPGGGFQAGVIFGAGIILYSLVFGLAAARRVARPGTLERLLALGLLLYAGVGVVTMLLGGNFLSYSALSPQHPSHGQHWGILLIELGIGISVASAMVLIFFGFAGRRKRS
- a CDS encoding DUF192 domain-containing protein, with translation MSAVGRIAGILLLTAACVSASAPTEYDWARAVLPGGVELKLEMAVSAEQRMLGYMDRAHVADDEGMLFLFGSIATHGIWMRNCLVPLDIIWLDKNLRIVEIAPRLQPCPPSDVDPEMKDCPVHQPMRQSAYVLEIAGGRAEVLGLAVGQSIVVLSEPELP
- a CDS encoding proton-conducting transporter membrane subunit, with the protein product MAFVGRRPNVRDGLMLVVASIEFLTVIELARRFATTGLDPVTWARVAPGLTIGFSAEPLGLLFALIASGLWIVTGAYGIGYMRGHQEKDQTRFFACFALAISFAVGIALSANLFTLFIFYEALTLSTYPLVTHHRDAKARAGGRVYLGVLMSTSIGLFLLGIVWTYSITGTLEFSPGGILAGNCDGRTAGILLALFAFGTGKAALMPFHRWLPAAMVAPTPVSALLHAVAVVKAGVFTVLKIAVYIFGIDFLRETGSSQWLTYVAGFTIIAASIVALSKNNLKARLAYSTISQLAYIVLAAALATPAAILGGGMHIAMHAFGKITLFFCAGAIYVTAHKTEISDMRGLGRQMPITMTAFLIGALSIIGLPPLGGSWSKWFLMLGAADADQWLFVGVFMVSSLLNIAYLMPIAIRGFFPGDGSSRPAVKEGPWFCVVPLSLTALGSLVLFFYADELYRWLLPLVSS
- a CDS encoding NADH-quinone oxidoreductase subunit M → MNPFGDQLLNVITYLPLVGAALLMILFRDHQKKEIAWFATAIAGLDLLISLPLWFGWASAPVDEFGFRFVQQSSWIKGLGVQYIVGVDGISMLMVLLTTVLGFCAILSSWTAVQDRVRPYYAFLLLLQTGMLGVFVSLDVFLFYIFWEVMLVPMYFIIGVWGGARRVYAAIKFFIYTLLGSVLMLLGIIALVYFHNETTGLLTFDVRILQAMGSWGDWMALQSWVWLAFALGFAIKVPMFPFHTWLPDAHVEAPTAGSVILAGVLLKMGSYGFLRFSLPIMPDATVKYMPYMLSLCVVGIIYGAMVALVQKDWKKLVAYSSVSHLGLTMLGIFALNYQGMSGGVLQMINHGLSTGALFLLVGIVYERRHTREISEYGGLWKVMPVFSIFFLVMMLSSIGMPAVPGNGFVGELGILLGVFQLADKYWAVLGATGIVLGAVYMLWLYQRSVFGKLDNDANKVLKDLSPREWLTLVPLVLLSFWIGLYPKPVWNVIEPSVQRLVRQVNKVEVYPESVVALHPTATNSPAVAASDTARPHRKTAQATPTP
- a CDS encoding monovalent cation/H+ antiporter subunit D family protein, producing the protein METQLPALLIVVPLLAAPLCVIIRHRRLVQPFALLVAWATFVLSIAMALRVHSDGTWVYALGDWAAPWGIEYRIDTLSCILAIIVSGIGAWVLTYAPRSVAHEIEEGRHYLFYTAYLLCITGLLGITITGDLFNVFVFLEVSSLSGYVLIALGRDRRSLMAALQYLVLGTIGATFILIGIGLMYMMTGTLNMADMAVQLAEVGNNRTILVAFAFFTVGVFIKMAVFPLHAWLPNAYTYAPSVVTAFLAATATKAAVYVLLRFVFSVYGIEFATFHRLPTILLVLALVGIFMASTVAIFQQNVKRILAYSSVAQIGYMVLGISFFSVTGLTAGIVHLFNHALIKGGLFLAMGCVILRVGSVRLKDMAGIGRQMPWTMLAWVLGGLSLIGVPATVGFVSKWYLISAAMESGRWWLAALVLLSSLLSVVYVWRVVEVAYFQPSPEGREPLTEAPLSMLVPTWLLVGASWFFGWFDLAGSLARTAALTLIGGGS